The genomic segment TAATAAAAGTAATTAGTATGAATTATTATAATATATAAAAGTTCAGTGGAATTAAGACAGTACAAACTAAGTTTAGATTATAATATTTAGTTTGTTTTTTTTATTAATGGTGGAAAATGTTAAATAAAAAAGGGAGAATTTTAGGGTGGAAATTAAAGAAAAAATTTTAAAGTCATCTATCAAATTATTTATGGAAAATGGTTTTTTTGAAGTATCTATTAGAGATATTTTTAAACAAATTAACATAAATAAAAGTGCTTTTTATAAGTATTTTAAAAGTAAAGATGAGCTTATATATAAAGTGATAGAAGAATTTTGTTCTCCATACTTTGATGAAATTATAGGCGCTACCAATTTATGTAATGAATCCACAAAAAAAAAGCTGAAAACAATTTTTATAAAATATTGTGGAATAATACCATATTTAAAAAAGATTCTAAATATAAATAGATTTAATTATATTGCTGTCACATTTATAACAATTGAAGGATTAAAAAGTTATGAAAATAGAAATCTAGTAAATGATTTTAACCATATATTATTAGAAGGAATAGACAATGTTGTAGAAGAAGGAAAGGAATTAGGCGAGATTTTGCCAGAAATTGATTCTCTATCAACATCAAAGAGTATTGTGTCGATGTTGCAAAGTTCTATGGTACTTTGGGCAATGAATCAAAATATCGATATAAATTTATTATTCAAAACTAATTTTAAATATTTATGGAAAAGTATCGGAGTAAGTTGAATTTAAATCAATTTTAAAGCAATAACTATATTTAAAGAGAGAGTCTCTTTAAATATAGTTATTATCATTTATTTAGCAATTTTTAGTTTTTCTCATAAAATCTTCTGAGTTTACAATAAACCTTATATGAGAACCTTTTCCGATAGTACCTTGGTCATCACTTGCTTCCACATCAAAAAATAATTTTTTCCCATCTACTTTTGTAAGAGTAGCTTTGCATTTTATATTTGCGCCAATTGGAGATGATTTAATATGTTTGACACTCATATCAATTCCCACTGTAGTATAGCCACTTGGAAGTTCCTCTATTACTAAACTTTTTGATGCATTTTCCATTAGAGCAATCATAGCAGGGGTTGCATAGACTTCTAGATCACCTGATCCCATTTTTATAGCTGTTTCATTTTCTGTAACTTTAAACTCTTTGATATATGAAGTACCTTCAGTTAAATTAAATTCCATCTAACACCACTTCTCCTCTCAATAAATATAGATTCATTATTAAATATGTTTCATTATAATAATTTTATAGTACTAAATATTTTCATACTTTTCAAGAATAATAAAAATTGGTAAGGATTAAGAAAAAGATTGTAGTTTTTTAAAGAGAGGTTTTTAATATTAAAATAAAACATTTTTTTGATATTTATGGTTTTAAGTATAAATTGTTTTAAAGTTAAAAAGGAAAGTTTATGAAAATTAAATATGAAACATAATAAAAAAGTGAGTAAGAAACTAAACCAATTATATTTCAAAGGTTTATTAGAAATTGTTAACAAAAAATAACTAGCAGATTAAATTCTACTAGTTATTTTTTCTATATGCACACGTAAATATTTACTATTAATAAGTTGTATATATTAAAAATATAATTTTATCGCCTCAATTTATCTTCGTAAATATCTCTGTTAGAAGATGGAGGAGTTACACGAACATATGCATATTCAGGAGCTTTATACCCTGGACCATATATCAAAAATTCGATAATTTTCTTAGCAAAAGCCTTAGAGAGTATTTTTTTCATTTAACATCACTCCTTACCTATATGTTACATTAATTATATTGGAATATTCGGAAAATTGCAACATTTTATTAATAAATAATAATTATTATCCAGTATAATACATTTTTTTGTAGAATAAAAAAGCATAATAGTTTTTTATTCCACTCTTATTATAAATCTATGTTGTATAGGTTAGATTTATTAATTTTTTCCTATAGTAAATTTTATTTATGCCACTAGATGATAAATAGCGAGTATAATTCCAATGATGATTTATTAAAAGAAGAAATTAGAGAGTTACATAAGAATGTAACTTCTATTATTTCCCTCCATATCCATAGTAAATCAATTGATTGAAAATGACATTAATTGTATAATTTTAGATGAGTTGATTTGAAGCGGATTAAAAAATAACTAAGTACTTAGTGAGAATTAAAAGGAGACTGATCCATGTGAATATTAGAAAGAAACTTACTTCGTTTATACTAGTTTTTTTAATTAGTATAAGTTTTGGACAAGTATTAAATGTACAAGCTGCAACTGCTGATTCAACAATAATATCTAGCAATGCTGTTAACAAGCCATCAGAAGAAATTCCTAATCCAGGTATACCTGAAAATAAGCCTAATGAATTAAATATTATTTATAAATATAGTACCCAAGATATTGAAAATAGTGATGATGGAAAAGTTAATATAACATCAACTATTGGGTGGAAAAAAGAGAATGGATACTGGTATTACTATAAATCCGATAGTACAAGAGCAACTGGGTGGATAAAACCAGATAACAAGTGGTATTATTTAAAATACGATGGAAGAATGGTAACAGGATGGTTTAATGTTAATGGCATATGGTATTATTTAGATCAATCAGGCAGTATGGTTACTGGTTGGAGTAAATTAAATAATGTTTGGTATTTCTTAAACGGTTCAGGGGCAATGGTGACAGGACTAAATAAAATAGATAATAAAATTTATATGTTTTATAGTAGTGGCGCCATGGCTACAGGATGGTATAAATCAGGTGATAATTGGTATTACTCTAGCAGTAGCGGAAGTATGGCAACTGGATGGATTAAAGATAATGGAACTTGGTATTATTTATATGATACTGGTGCAATGGCTAAAGGATGGGTTAATATTGATGGAAAGTGGTATTATTTAAAATCTAGTGGAGCAATGTCAACAGGATGGATAAATTCTGGAAGTGATACTTATTATTTAGATAAATCATCTGGGGCTTTAGTTACAAATTCTACAATAGATGGTTATAAAATTGGTTCTGATGGCAAGAAGATAGGGCCAGGAAATCCAGTCAATAATAATTCTAATACTTTACTAAAAGGGATAGATATTAGTCACTACAATGGGGACATAGATTTTAAAAAAGTTAAAGCTTCAGGAATCCAATGTGTATACATAAAAGCCACAGAAGGGACAACCTATGTTGATAATTATTTAGGAATTAGTTATAATGGAGCTCAAAATGCAGGATTAAAGACAGGTTTTTATCACTTTTTAGTTGGGACAAGCTCTCCTGAGACTCAAGCACGTAATTTTTACAATAGCATAAAAGATAAGAAGAATGACCTAAAACCGGCTTTAGATATAGAACAAGATGGATTTGATGTCATGGGTTATGCATTAAGGTTCATAGATGAATTCAAAAAATTAAGTAATATGGACATTTGTATATATACATATTCAGATTTTATAAAAAATAATTTAGATAGTAGATTATCTAAATATACATTATGGGAAGCAAATTATTATAAGAGTCCATTTAACTTATCAGCTAATAGTGTATGGAATTCTAGAGCAGGACATCAATATACAGATAAAGGTGTTATCGATGGAATCTATGGAGATGTAGACTTAGATGAATTTACACAAGATATTCTTAGCAATTAAATGTTTTACCCAAAAAGCAAGCAAACCAGCTTAAAAGAAAAGCTATCCTTAAAGGATGGCTTTTTTATATGCCTCAAAACGAAAAAATTCTTTATTATAATCAATTAATATTATTGCAATAGAATTTTTTTACTAATTAACAAAGGAATTTACTGAAAGTTTTTACCATAATATTGTAACTTTTTTGTAACGCTTTTAGTTTAAAAATCTTTTATACTTTAGGTAAGATATAGAAAACACTAAAGTATATATTGAGAAAATAATTCTTCATAATAATTCTAAAAATATTACAAGAATTCTAGCCGTAATTGTGAAATGAGCAATGTGGATTGAAACATATATATTTTTTGAATTTCCAAGTAGATTAATTATATACAAAAAATAACAAAAATTAGTTAGGAGAATAATTATGATAAATAAAATTGAAAAGAGATTTAAACTATTGTTTTCAGCGGCCATAATAGGTGTTATCATTATAAGTTCTGCAAGCATAGTTGGATGTAGTCCTAAAAAGTCGTCTGAAATAGATCTTGAAAATAAAGAAGTGTCAGTTGAGAAAGTTTCAGAAAATAGCAATCAAACAGAAGGTGAAAAGATATCAGAAGAAGTAGTTAGTATTGAAAAATCTAGTAATAATGAGGATAATAAAGAAATAGTAGCTTCACAAGTAAAAAAGAAAAATGATTCAGTAAAAATAATTGAAGATAGCAAGTCTATGGATGCCTCAAAGTCGGATAATGGAAAGAATAATTTTACAGAATATATGAATCTATTAGATTTGAGTAAAGAAAAACTTATAAGCACATTAAATGAAAAGCCAAGTTCTATCGGAGAAGGTGGAGTGGAATTTAAAAAAGCCGGTATTAGAGTTTGGTTTGATCAGAAAAATAATGATAAGGTAGAGCAAATCTTTATTATAAGAAATGACTTGAATTTAAATGGTGTAAAGATTGGTGATAAGATAAGTAGATTTAAAGAAGTTTTTGGGAATCCAGTCAGTGATAAAAATGGAGACGCACATTTTAAGTATAACAATATATTTTTATCTGTAAATTATGATGCAAACACAGGACAAACCTATGCGATATATATTTAAAAAAATGATTTTTAGTAAATTGAAAACAACTTTCTTATTTTAAAATTATAGGATGATAGCTAAAAGCCAAGTATTGAAGCACAGGCATTTAATGAAAAATACAATAAAACGTATAGTTCATATAATCGTTAAAAATTATGGATATGAAGTAATTATATATCATATATAAGGTAACACTAAATAATAACAGAATGAAAAATGGGGGGAATATGTTATGAGAAAATGTGCAAGAGTTATAATACTGATTATTTCTTTAGGGAGTATTATAACAGGCTGTGGGAATGTTGTAAACGCAACTAGCTTAAT from the Clostridium beijerinckii genome contains:
- a CDS encoding GH25 family lysozyme, with the protein product MNIRKKLTSFILVFLISISFGQVLNVQAATADSTIISSNAVNKPSEEIPNPGIPENKPNELNIIYKYSTQDIENSDDGKVNITSTIGWKKENGYWYYYKSDSTRATGWIKPDNKWYYLKYDGRMVTGWFNVNGIWYYLDQSGSMVTGWSKLNNVWYFLNGSGAMVTGLNKIDNKIYMFYSSGAMATGWYKSGDNWYYSSSSGSMATGWIKDNGTWYYLYDTGAMAKGWVNIDGKWYYLKSSGAMSTGWINSGSDTYYLDKSSGALVTNSTIDGYKIGSDGKKIGPGNPVNNNSNTLLKGIDISHYNGDIDFKKVKASGIQCVYIKATEGTTYVDNYLGISYNGAQNAGLKTGFYHFLVGTSSPETQARNFYNSIKDKKNDLKPALDIEQDGFDVMGYALRFIDEFKKLSNMDICIYTYSDFIKNNLDSRLSKYTLWEANYYKSPFNLSANSVWNSRAGHQYTDKGVIDGIYGDVDLDEFTQDILSN
- a CDS encoding thioesterase family protein; translated protein: MEFNLTEGTSYIKEFKVTENETAIKMGSGDLEVYATPAMIALMENASKSLVIEELPSGYTTVGIDMSVKHIKSSPIGANIKCKATLTKVDGKKLFFDVEASDDQGTIGKGSHIRFIVNSEDFMRKTKNC
- a CDS encoding TetR/AcrR family transcriptional regulator, with translation MEIKEKILKSSIKLFMENGFFEVSIRDIFKQININKSAFYKYFKSKDELIYKVIEEFCSPYFDEIIGATNLCNESTKKKLKTIFIKYCGIIPYLKKILNINRFNYIAVTFITIEGLKSYENRNLVNDFNHILLEGIDNVVEEGKELGEILPEIDSLSTSKSIVSMLQSSMVLWAMNQNIDINLLFKTNFKYLWKSIGVS